One genomic region from Podarcis raffonei isolate rPodRaf1 chromosome 16, rPodRaf1.pri, whole genome shotgun sequence encodes:
- the TM7SF2 gene encoding delta(14)-sterol reductase TM7SF2, which produces MDRLKVPRTRELEFGGVLGAALLIVLMPTTVFYLLLTCRTEQASLLNIPYPLPTLRSLWDPRDFVLVLAWVGLQALLYMLPMGKLTEGTPLRDKTRLQYRINGCHAMVVTALVVGAGLAAGLRLSYIHDHFLQLAFSASLVAFGLSALLYLKALLAPEAALAPGGNSGNPIYDFFMGHELNPRINTFDLKFFCELRPGLLGWALINMAMLVKETELRGSPSLAMILVNGFQLLYVVDALWHEEAVLTTMDIVHDGFGFMLAFGDLTWVPFLYTLQSYFLVTHPQKLSLPMAGGITLLNGLGYSIFRGANSQKNAFRRNPADPKVAGLRTIPTATGRRLLVSGWWGFVRHPNYLGDLIMAFAWSLPCGLTHILPYFYVLYFTMLLIHREARDEHQCLRKYGLAWQEYCRRVPYRIFPYLY; this is translated from the exons ATGGATCGACTGAAGGTCCCCCGCACCAGAGAGCTGGAATTTGGAGGCGTCCTAG GGGCTGCCCTCCTTATCGTCCTGATGCCCACCACTGTCTTCTACCTCCTGTTGACTTGCAGAACGGAGCAGGCCAGCCTGTTGAACATCCCCTATCCTTTGCCCACCCTCCGCTCCCTGTGGGACCCCCGGGACTTTGTCCTAGTCTTGGCCTGGGTTGGATTGCAAGCTCTCTTATACATGCTCCCGATGGGGAAG CTCACAGAAGGGACCCCCCTGCGAGACAAGACCCGGCTCCAGTACCGGATTAATG GGTGCCATGCCATGGTGGTCACAGCGCTGGTGGTTGGAGCCGGCCTGGCGGCGGGACTGCGCCTCAGCTACATCCACGACCATTTCCTGCAGTTGGCCTTCTCTGCCTCTCTCGTGGCCTTCGGACTCAGCGCCCTCCTGTACCTCAAGGCATTGCTTGCCCCAGAGGCAGCCCTGGCCCCAGGCGGGAACTCAG GAAATCCCATTTATGACTTCTTCATGGGCCATGAATTGAACCCACGGATCAATACCTTTGACCTGAAGTTCTTCTGTGAGTTGCGCCCAGGTCTCCTCGGATGG GCCCTGATTAACATGGCCATGTTGGTGAAGGAGACGGAGCTGAGAGGAAGCCCTTCCCTGGCGATGATCCTCGTTAATGGCTTCCAGCTTCTCTACGTGGTGGATGCCTTATGGCACGAG gaggctgTTCTCACCACGATGGACATTGTCCATGACGGTTTCGGCTTCATGTTGGCTTTTGGGGACTTGACGTGGGTGCCCTTTTTGTACACCCTCCAGTCATATTTCCTCGTCACCCACCCGCAGAAGCTGAGCCTGCCCATGGCTGGGGGCATCACCCTGCTAAATG GCCTGGGCTACTCCATTTTCCGTGGTGCCAACTCCCAGAAGAATGCCTTTCGCCGGAATCCTGCCGACCCCAAAGTTGCTG GACTGCGAACCATCCCCACGGCCACAGGACGGCGCCTGCTGGTGTCCGGCTGGTGGGGGTTTGTGCGTCACCCCAACTACTTAGGAGACCTCATCATGGCTTTTGCATGGTCCTTGCCCTGCG GCCTGACCCACATCCTGCCTTACTTCTATGTCCTCTACTTCACCATGCTTCTGATTCACCGGGAAGCCCGGGACGAGCACCAGTGCCTGAGGAAGTATGGCCTCGCCTGGCAGGAGTATTGCCGCCGTGTCCCTTACCGGATCTTCCCCTACCTCTACTGA
- the ZNHIT2 gene encoding zinc finger HIT domain-containing protein 2, translating to MDSAGSSPAPDLPCGHCQAGGAPYTCPRCHLRFCSVPCYRDHGSCAQDFHSRELELSLRGLRGDKASQRRLREALLRLQELREPGDEGLSLGLNPDVEQEEALWEQLSPGQRKHFQRLLSSGQISGLLPAWEPWWLGSRRCDGTALIQELQGDSRDAQEQEPHWHPEASLQQPPLPTHTEEASPTSTRRLRQQAVPTLPSSIPPLASLTRTPASPLVRFQLPNVLYAYAYALALYNGEADEAEMLPEFCETVLDVSGALGAKQVFHSTAEALQAALQALAMGQYPECLLGNAKVMVAVAQILMGECQAQQKGFSLAALAHMARLLSKGKRRLPAQDRARISGAQKKCEFLLSWVNENEVALSLLALEVQQEYHAHLDMVKEVGAVSQELERMWGAKVPPPKKPLIEELD from the coding sequence ATGGATTCCGCGGGTTCGAGTCCCGCGCCAGACCTTCCCTGCGGGCACTGCCAAGCCGGTGGAGCCCCTTACACTTGTCCGCGGTGCCACCTCCGCTTCTGCTCCGTGCCCTGCTACCGGGACCACGGCTCCTGCGCCCAGGACTTCCACAGCCGCGAGCTGGAGCTAAGCCTCCGGGGCCTTCGGGGGGACAAGGCTTCCCAGCGGCGCCTGAGAGAGGCCCTCCTCCGGCTGCAGGAGCTACGCGAACCCGGGGATGAGGGCCTTTCGCTAGGCCTCAACCCCGACGTGGAGCAAGAGGAGGCGCTGTGGGAGCAGCTGAGCCCCGGCCAGAGGAAGCACTTCCAGCGGCTGCTGAGCAGCGGACAGATCTCGGGACTCCTGCCGGCCTGGGAGCCTTGGTGGCTGGGGAGCAGGAGATGCGATGGCACTGCCCTGATCCAGGAGCTCCAGGGGGACTCCAGGGATGCTCAGGAGCAGGAGCCCCACTGGCACCCAGAGGCTTCTTTGCAACAGCCACCACTTCCCACCCACACAGAAGAGGCTTCTCCCACCAGCACCCGGAGGCTTCGACAGCAAGCGGTGCCCACTTTGCCATCCTCAATCCCTCCACTGGCCTCCCTGACTCGTACTCCTGCCTCACCTCTGGTCCGCTTCCAGCTGCCCAATGTTCTCTATGCCTATGCCTACGCCTTGGCGCTGTACAACGGAGAGGCGGACGAGGCAGAGATGCTCCCTGAGTTTTGCGAAACAGTCCTTGACGTTTCTGGGGCTTTGGGGGCCAAGCAGGTTTTCCACTCTACAGCCGAGGCCCTACAAGCTGCCCTCCAGGCTCTGGCAATGGGGCAATACCCGGAATGCCTGCTGGGCAATGCCAAGGTGATGGTGGCCGTGGCCCAGATTTTAATGGGGGAGTGCCAGGCCCAGCAAAAGGGGTTCAGCCTGGCTGCCCTCGCCCACATGGCCCGACTGCTGAGCAAAGGGAAGAGGCGGCTACCTGCCCAGGACCGAGCCAGAATCTCTGGGGCCCAGAAGAAGTGCGAGTTCTTGCTCTCCTGGGTGAATGAGAATGAGGTGGCTCTGAGCCTCCTGGCCTTAGAGGTGCAGCAGGAATACCATGCCCACCTAGACATGGTCAAGGAGGTGGGGGCTGTCAGCCAGGAACTGGAGCGGATGTGGGGGGCCAAAGTGCCTCCTCCTAAGAAGCCCCTGATAGAAGAACTGGACTGA